One part of the Aneurinibacillus sp. REN35 genome encodes these proteins:
- a CDS encoding ketoacyl-ACP synthase III: MSDKGNGLASKARITAIGSYVPERVLTNVELETMLETNDEWIIQRTGIKERRIARPEEFTSHLCIQAIHDLLHTYNQSIEDVDLILVATATPDFPFPSVASRIQAAFDIPNTGAVDISAVCAGFVYGLHLANALITSGLHQKVLVVGGETFSKIMDYTDRTSCILFGDGAGAVLIEHDNTKPSFLSFHLGSKGEGGVHLYQTGLANQMDGKALKDTKCLVQNGREVYKWAVSTVPAGMKDTLAKISFPLHDVDWFIPHSANMRMIESICERSGFPLSKTLTSLEYFGNTSAASIPLALHAGVRSGKVKAGERILLYGFGGGLVHGGLLIEWNI, from the coding sequence ATGAGCGATAAAGGCAACGGCCTCGCTTCAAAAGCGCGAATTACGGCCATCGGAAGCTATGTACCGGAGAGAGTTCTGACAAATGTTGAACTTGAAACAATGCTTGAAACAAACGATGAATGGATTATCCAACGCACAGGTATCAAAGAGCGGCGGATTGCACGTCCCGAGGAATTTACTTCTCACCTGTGCATACAAGCAATCCATGATTTGCTGCATACGTATAATCAATCAATCGAAGATGTGGATTTGATTTTGGTAGCAACGGCTACACCGGATTTTCCTTTTCCTAGCGTTGCAAGCCGCATCCAAGCCGCATTCGACATTCCAAATACAGGTGCCGTTGATATAAGTGCAGTATGTGCAGGATTCGTATACGGCTTACACCTAGCCAATGCACTCATTACCTCCGGCCTTCATCAAAAAGTGCTTGTCGTTGGAGGCGAAACATTCTCCAAAATTATGGACTATACAGACCGAACCTCCTGTATTCTTTTTGGAGATGGAGCCGGTGCTGTACTAATAGAGCACGATAACACAAAACCGAGTTTTCTATCGTTTCATCTTGGCTCTAAGGGCGAAGGCGGGGTACATCTATATCAAACCGGTCTAGCAAACCAAATGGACGGCAAGGCACTAAAAGATACCAAATGTCTTGTCCAAAATGGAAGAGAAGTGTATAAATGGGCCGTCTCGACTGTACCTGCTGGAATGAAAGATACCTTAGCAAAAATCTCATTCCCACTGCATGACGTTGACTGGTTTATCCCGCACAGCGCCAATATGCGAATGATTGAATCCATTTGCGAGAGAAGCGGATTCCCGCTATCCAAAACCTTAACAAGCCTCGAATATTTTGGCAATACTTCAGCGGCCTCCATTCCTCTTGCGCTGCATGCCGGAGTTCGGTCGGGGAAGGTGAAAGCAGGAGAACGCATCCTGTTATACGGATTCGGCGGCGGGCTTGTCCACGGCGGATTATTGATTGAATGGAATATATAA